A DNA window from Paraclostridium bifermentans contains the following coding sequences:
- a CDS encoding zinc ribbon domain-containing protein YjdM — MENLPNCPKCNSEYTYQDGSLLVCPECAHEWNPEDSAEKEVVIKDVNGNVLNDGDAVTVVKDLKVKGSSSSIKIGTKVKSIRLVPDAADGHDIECKIDGFGAMKLKSSVVKKA; from the coding sequence ATGGAAAATTTACCAAATTGCCCAAAATGTAATTCAGAATATACTTATCAAGATGGAAGTCTTTTAGTTTGTCCAGAATGTGCACATGAATGGAATCCAGAAGATTCTGCTGAAAAAGAAGTTGTTATAAAAGATGTAAACGGAAATGTATTAAACGATGGAGATGCTGTAACAGTAGTTAAAGATCTTAAAGTAAAAGGAAGTTCATCTTCTATAAAAATAGGAACAAAGGTAAAGAGTATACGTTTAGTTCCAGATGCAGCAGATGGACATGATATAGAGTGTAAAATAGATGGTTTCGGAGCTATGAAATTGAAATCTAGCGTTGTTAAAAAAGCATAG
- a CDS encoding sulfite exporter TauE/SafE family protein — MQIIYFLVALFSTILGSSAGLGGGIIIKPVLDSLGDYALPTINLLSSSTIFIMSIVTVFYQLKKKDKINPKNTIVVATGSIVGGIIGQKLMSFILSKDINIGLINNMQSIIIIILLISVFLYMRNKDNIKSYKINNILSIGLLGLFLGAISAFLGIGGGPINVAAFTILFSMTANEAARNSILVIFFSQGSKIISIAATTGFSSYNLDMLPYMLVGGVLGGIIGYKINKAVSEKSIIKIFNSVTLSIILLNLYNIFK; from the coding sequence ATGCAAATTATATATTTTTTAGTGGCACTTTTTTCAACTATATTAGGTTCTTCAGCAGGTCTTGGGGGCGGTATAATAATTAAACCTGTCTTAGACTCACTAGGAGATTATGCACTTCCGACAATAAATTTACTATCATCTTCAACAATATTTATAATGTCTATAGTAACTGTATTTTACCAGTTAAAGAAAAAAGATAAGATAAATCCTAAAAATACTATAGTAGTTGCAACTGGATCTATAGTAGGAGGAATAATAGGTCAAAAGCTTATGAGTTTTATATTATCAAAAGATATCAATATAGGTTTAATTAATAATATGCAAAGTATAATTATAATAATATTGTTAATATCAGTATTTTTATATATGAGAAATAAAGATAATATAAAATCTTATAAAATCAATAATATTTTATCAATTGGGCTGTTAGGTTTATTCTTAGGTGCAATATCAGCATTTTTAGGAATTGGAGGAGGCCCAATAAATGTAGCTGCATTTACAATACTATTTTCTATGACAGCTAATGAAGCTGCTAGAAATTCAATTTTAGTTATATTTTTTTCTCAAGGATCTAAAATTATTTCAATTGCAGCAACTACAGGATTTTCAAGTTATAATTTGGACATGTTACCATATATGCTTGTAGGAGGAGTATTGGGAGGAATTATTGGATATAAAATAAATAAAGCTGTTTCTGAAAAATCTATAATTAAAATTTTTAATAGTGTAACTTTATCTATAATTTTATTAAATTTATATAATATCTTTAAATAG
- a CDS encoding YbgA family protein, whose protein sequence is MEKKKPLVLISRCIEHEHCRYDGSMVKDKFIEKLKEHVDFIDVCPEMEIGLKCPREALRLVKKEEKILLLNSKTGEDFTLNMNDFSNSFLNSIEDKKINGVILKSKSPSCAIKDCKIYNDFGKVAPLPKKVSGLFAGDLIESFKDIAIEDEGRLSNFNIREHFLTRIFVDLDFENVINKNSVKSLIDFQSDYKYLLMAYSPSKQKELGRIVAKANKKNIEDSLLEYKTILRSALSNRTNKGRNVNMLLHLLGYFSDSLSKEEKSFFLDSLQMYQEEKVPFLVPLSIIKSWSLRFNNEYLLRQKIFKVFPTDLLELKDSGK, encoded by the coding sequence ATGGAAAAGAAAAAACCATTAGTATTAATAAGTAGATGTATAGAGCATGAACATTGTAGATATGATGGAAGTATGGTAAAAGATAAATTTATAGAAAAACTAAAAGAACATGTTGATTTTATTGACGTATGCCCAGAAATGGAAATAGGACTTAAATGTCCTAGAGAAGCTTTAAGATTAGTTAAAAAAGAAGAAAAAATATTATTATTAAATTCAAAAACAGGAGAAGATTTTACTTTAAATATGAATGATTTTTCTAATAGTTTTTTAAATTCTATAGAAGATAAGAAGATAAATGGAGTTATTTTAAAAAGTAAATCTCCGTCATGTGCTATAAAAGATTGTAAAATTTATAATGATTTTGGAAAAGTAGCGCCTTTACCTAAAAAAGTGAGTGGATTGTTTGCAGGGGATTTAATTGAAAGCTTTAAGGATATTGCTATAGAAGATGAAGGAAGGCTGAGTAATTTTAATATAAGAGAGCATTTTTTAACAAGAATTTTTGTGGATTTAGATTTTGAAAATGTAATAAATAAAAATTCAGTTAAAAGCTTAATTGATTTTCAAAGTGATTATAAGTATTTATTAATGGCTTATAGTCCTTCGAAACAAAAAGAATTAGGTAGGATTGTAGCAAAAGCTAATAAAAAAAATATAGAAGATAGCTTGTTAGAATATAAAACAATATTGAGGAGCGCTTTAAGTAATAGAACAAACAAAGGAAGAAATGTTAATATGCTTTTACATTTGTTAGGATATTTTTCAGATTCATTATCAAAAGAAGAAAAATCTTTTTTCTTAGATTCATTACAAATGTATCAAGAAGAAAAAGTACCTTTTTTAGTACCTTTATCAATTATTAAATCATGGTCATTAAGATTTAATAATGAATATTTATTAAGACAGAAAATATTTAAAGTATTTCCGACGGATTTATTAGAACTTAAAGACTCTGGAAAGTAA
- a CDS encoding CotH kinase family protein produces the protein MINDKQSKYISVISIILSVVFIVVSIYIPKNKTDIETISNTEDVLDKNSITSIDIKIKESDWKWLLENATKEEYKSADVIINGETFNNVGIRPKGNSSLTSVANDSTTDRYSIKIDFGQYVDGQTYHGIRKLALNNNISDATYMKEAISYDIYNFLGIATPEYSYTDIKINGSDWGLYLGVEVIDERFIEKNYGEVSGNLYKPETMNMGGNKGNNGEIQRPEMDGNMPEMGGEPPSMDGNVPKDEVPPAMNGDDPNIVQNQNVSREDGDVKNLETNKGNDENNGGAPKMGNKDSQGADLKYIDDDIDSYSILRDSAVFKNTTDKNFKNIIDLTESLKTGKNIENYLNVDEVLKYFAVNTFLVNLDSYSGGMYHNYYLYEKDGVSEILPWDLNMSFGGFAVKDGEKAINFPIDSPVTGNLEDAPLIGKLLENDDYKELYHKYLKQISDNYFSSGTFNNRVTQINKLISNYVKKDATAFYSYEEYKTGVSELLTFGKDRTKSVQAQLNGEQSSTEYGNIATTLNLPSLGQQNMGKNKDINKKEQVDENNKEKPQEMINNGDKNDDKQMIPPNKKSNNQNRWIYYGVSIISLIILLISTIFIAKYKRKRY, from the coding sequence ATGATAAATGACAAACAAAGTAAATATATATCTGTAATAAGTATTATATTATCTGTAGTATTTATTGTAGTGTCTATATACATACCAAAAAATAAAACTGATATAGAAACTATTTCTAATACAGAAGATGTTTTAGATAAAAATAGTATAACTAGTATAGACATAAAAATTAAAGAAAGTGATTGGAAATGGCTTTTAGAAAATGCAACAAAAGAGGAATATAAAAGTGCGGATGTAATTATAAACGGAGAAACGTTTAATAATGTTGGAATAAGGCCTAAGGGCAACTCTAGTTTAACTTCTGTGGCAAATGATAGTACTACGGATAGATACAGTATAAAAATTGATTTTGGACAGTATGTTGATGGACAAACATATCATGGAATTAGAAAGTTAGCTTTAAATAATAATATATCTGATGCTACTTATATGAAAGAAGCTATTTCTTATGATATATATAACTTTTTAGGCATAGCAACTCCAGAATATTCTTATACAGACATAAAAATAAATGGTTCTGATTGGGGATTATATTTAGGAGTAGAAGTTATAGATGAAAGGTTTATTGAGAAAAATTATGGAGAAGTAAGTGGTAATTTATATAAGCCAGAAACAATGAATATGGGCGGTAATAAGGGTAATAATGGAGAAATTCAAAGACCAGAGATGGATGGAAACATGCCTGAAATGGGTGGTGAACCTCCAAGCATGGATGGTAATGTACCTAAGGATGAAGTACCTCCAGCTATGAATGGAGATGATCCTAATATTGTACAAAATCAAAATGTTTCACGTGAAGATGGAGATGTTAAAAATTTAGAAACTAATAAAGGTAACGATGAAAATAATGGTGGAGCGCCTAAGATGGGAAATAAAGATAGCCAAGGTGCAGATTTAAAATATATAGACGACGATATAGATAGTTATTCGATTTTAAGAGATAGTGCAGTTTTTAAAAATACAACAGATAAAAATTTCAAAAATATTATTGATCTAACGGAAAGCCTTAAAACTGGAAAAAACATAGAAAATTACTTAAATGTTGATGAAGTTTTAAAATATTTTGCAGTGAATACATTTTTAGTTAATTTAGATAGTTATTCAGGAGGAATGTATCATAATTACTATCTATATGAAAAAGATGGAGTCTCTGAGATATTGCCATGGGATTTAAACATGTCATTCGGAGGCTTCGCTGTTAAGGATGGAGAAAAAGCTATAAACTTCCCAATTGATTCACCTGTTACAGGCAATTTAGAAGATGCTCCTCTTATAGGTAAACTTTTAGAAAATGATGATTATAAAGAGCTTTATCATAAGTATTTAAAACAAATATCAGATAATTATTTTAGCAGTGGCACATTTAACAATAGAGTTACTCAGATAAATAAATTAATCAGTAATTATGTAAAAAAAGATGCTACGGCATTTTATAGTTATGAAGAGTATAAAACTGGAGTAAGTGAACTTTTAACTTTTGGAAAGGATAGAACTAAAAGTGTTCAAGCTCAATTAAATGGAGAACAGTCATCTACAGAATATGGAAATATAGCAACAACTTTAAACTTACCCTCATTAGGCCAACAAAATATGGGTAAAAATAAAGATATAAATAAAAAAGAGCAAGTTGATGAAAATAATAAAGAAAAGCCTCAAGAGATGATAAATAATGGTGATAAAAATGATGACAAACAGATGATACCTCCAAATAAAAAAAGCAATAATCAAAACAGATGGATTTACTATGGGGTTTCAATTATAAGTTTAATTATATTATTAATTTCAACAATATTTATTGCTAAATATAAAAGAAAAAGATATTAA
- a CDS encoding DUF4956 domain-containing protein produces MSNQTVNFSDIFKSSFIEKMTSISFLDMLIAMSLAFVLGLFIMQVYKKTFKGVMYSSTFSMSLMALTLITTLIILGVTSNVVLSLGMVGALSIVRFRSAVKEPMDIAFLFWSISEGIVLGAGLIPLAVLGAIFIGIIMVLFANKETTDNPYILVVNCDSDNSENKILEKVGSSVSKYCVKSKTVSPTNGIEMTVEVKLNNITTNFVNEISCISGVSNVVLVSYNGDYMA; encoded by the coding sequence ATGTCTAATCAAACAGTAAATTTTAGTGATATTTTTAAATCAAGTTTTATTGAAAAAATGACATCAATATCATTTTTAGATATGTTAATAGCGATGTCACTTGCATTTGTGTTGGGGTTATTTATAATGCAAGTTTATAAAAAAACATTTAAGGGAGTTATGTATTCATCCACATTTAGCATGTCTTTAATGGCTCTTACATTAATTACAACATTAATTATATTAGGTGTTACATCTAATGTAGTACTTTCATTAGGTATGGTTGGTGCGTTATCTATAGTTCGTTTTAGGAGTGCAGTAAAGGAACCTATGGATATAGCATTTTTATTTTGGTCAATTAGTGAAGGAATAGTATTAGGAGCAGGATTAATACCACTAGCTGTGTTAGGAGCTATTTTTATAGGGATTATAATGGTTCTATTTGCAAACAAAGAAACAACTGATAATCCATACATACTAGTTGTAAACTGTGATAGTGACAATAGTGAAAATAAAATATTAGAAAAAGTAGGAAGTAGTGTAAGTAAGTATTGCGTTAAGTCTAAAACTGTTTCGCCAACAAATGGAATAGAGATGACTGTTGAAGTTAAGTTAAATAATATTACAACAAACTTTGTAAATGAAATATCGTGTATAAGTGGAGTTTCGAATGTAGTTTTAGTAAGCTACAATGGAGATTATATGGCTTAA
- a CDS encoding polyphosphate polymerase domain-containing protein: protein MKEKKFRHEIKHYINTSDYLAIKNRLTQIMSLDKNANEKKEYKIRSLYFDNFRDKVLMEKINGISVREKFRLRYYNDDHSFIKLEKKSKVNGLCSKDSELITKEECENLIKGDIDFLIKSNKPLFIEFYSKIKSEMLRPKSIVDYTREAYVYKMGNVRITFDKKIRTGIQSTNFFDNNLPTIGSIDKDVIVLEVKFDEYLPEIIQDIIQTNNRRATAISKYAASRIYG from the coding sequence ATGAAAGAAAAAAAGTTTAGACATGAAATTAAACATTATATAAACACATCAGATTACTTAGCTATTAAAAATAGGTTAACTCAAATAATGAGTTTAGATAAGAATGCTAATGAAAAAAAGGAATATAAAATTAGAAGTCTTTATTTTGATAACTTTAGAGATAAAGTTCTTATGGAAAAAATTAATGGAATAAGTGTAAGAGAAAAATTTAGGCTAAGATACTACAATGATGACCACTCTTTTATTAAGCTAGAGAAAAAGTCAAAAGTCAATGGGCTATGTTCTAAAGATAGTGAATTAATAACTAAGGAAGAGTGTGAGAATCTGATTAAAGGAGATATAGATTTTTTAATCAAAAGCAATAAGCCTTTATTTATTGAATTTTATTCGAAAATTAAGTCAGAAATGTTGAGACCTAAAAGTATAGTTGATTATACAAGAGAAGCTTATGTATATAAGATGGGAAATGTAAGAATAACATTTGATAAAAAAATTAGAACAGGAATTCAAAGTACTAATTTTTTTGATAACAATTTACCCACTATAGGGTCTATAGATAAGGATGTAATAGTTTTAGAAGTGAAGTTTGATGAATATCTACCAGAGATAATACAAGATATAATACAAACTAATAACCGTAGAGCGACTGCTATTTCAAAATATGCAGCATCTAGAATATATGGATAA